In one window of Pseudomonas chlororaphis subsp. chlororaphis DNA:
- a CDS encoding malonate decarboxylase holo-ACP synthase, whose product MTSALLPHDLLWGLSSRQLPADAPAWAVAAMAAGQPVVVRRALTAPGQVAVGVRGRLREQRYGTLMAVTAIERRVRPEELRYAESDRAWPALQALARLREPLDALGLAWGVSGSAGFELASGVPALHRQSDLDLILRTAQPMARAEARALLALLDAAVCPVDLQLQTPNGAVALREWAGTSARVLLKSASGARLVGDPWQALEQVA is encoded by the coding sequence ATGACCAGCGCCTTGCTGCCCCATGACCTGCTGTGGGGCCTGTCCTCTCGGCAGTTGCCCGCCGATGCCCCGGCCTGGGCGGTGGCGGCCATGGCCGCCGGGCAACCGGTGGTGGTGCGACGCGCCTTGACCGCGCCCGGGCAGGTGGCGGTGGGCGTGCGTGGGCGGCTGCGGGAACAGCGCTACGGGACGCTGATGGCGGTGACGGCCATCGAGCGCCGGGTGCGGCCGGAAGAGCTGCGTTATGCCGAGTCGGATCGGGCCTGGCCAGCACTCCAGGCACTGGCTCGGTTGCGTGAACCTCTGGATGCCCTCGGCCTGGCCTGGGGTGTCAGCGGCAGCGCCGGTTTTGAACTGGCCAGTGGTGTGCCGGCGCTGCATCGACAGAGTGACCTGGACCTGATCCTGCGCACTGCCCAGCCCATGGCCCGGGCCGAGGCCCGGGCGTTGCTGGCGCTGCTCGACGCCGCCGTCTGCCCGGTGGACCTGCAATTGCAGACACCCAACGGCGCCGTGGCCCTGCGCGAGTGGGCCGGGACATCGGCGCGGGTGCTGCTGAAAAGCGCCAGTGGCGCGCGTCTGGTCGGCGATCCGTGGCAGGCCCTGGAGCAGGTGGCGTGA
- a CDS encoding triphosphoribosyl-dephospho-CoA synthase translates to MHAFNLQSKPLSLAERLADLAVDALIDEADLSPKPALVDRRGNGAHSDLHLGLMHASALSLWPAFKEMADAASTFGTVGLPLREALGRIGREGEAAMLATTHGVNTHRGAIWALGLLVAAAALQPQANSAGALCLRAARLALLDDRYAPRPLSHGAQVALRYGVRGAREEAQLGFPAVLQRGLPQLERSRAQGHGEQNARLDALLAIMTGLADTCVLYRAGEAGLRAMQQGAQAVLDAGGSASLAGRRRLHELDQCLVALNASPGGAADLLAACLLIDRIASGAAFIQGAV, encoded by the coding sequence ATGCACGCCTTCAACCTGCAAAGCAAACCCCTGAGCCTGGCCGAGCGCCTGGCGGACCTGGCAGTGGACGCGCTGATCGACGAAGCCGACCTGTCGCCGAAACCGGCCCTGGTCGACCGTCGCGGCAACGGCGCCCATAGCGATCTGCACCTGGGGCTGATGCACGCCTCGGCGCTGTCGCTGTGGCCGGCCTTCAAGGAAATGGCCGATGCCGCCAGCACGTTCGGCACGGTCGGCCTGCCCCTGCGCGAAGCCCTGGGCCGCATTGGCCGTGAAGGCGAAGCGGCGATGCTTGCTACGACTCACGGGGTGAACACTCATCGTGGCGCGATCTGGGCCCTGGGCCTGTTGGTGGCCGCCGCCGCGCTGCAACCTCAGGCCAACAGCGCCGGCGCCCTGTGCCTGCGGGCCGCGCGCCTGGCGCTGCTGGACGACCGTTACGCGCCACGGCCCCTCAGCCACGGCGCGCAAGTGGCGCTGCGCTATGGCGTGCGCGGCGCCCGCGAAGAAGCCCAGCTGGGTTTTCCGGCGGTGCTGCAACGGGGCCTGCCGCAACTCGAACGCAGCCGTGCCCAGGGGCATGGCGAACAGAACGCCCGGCTCGATGCGCTGCTGGCGATCATGACCGGCCTGGCCGATACCTGCGTGCTCTATCGCGCCGGCGAGGCGGGCCTGCGGGCCATGCAACAGGGGGCCCAGGCGGTGCTCGACGCCGGCGGCAGCGCCAGCCTGGCCGGGCGTCGCCGCCTGCATGAGCTGGACCAGTGCCTGGTGGCCTTGAACGCCTCGCCCGGTGGCGCCGCGGACTTGCTCGCGGCCTGCCTGTTGATCGACCGGATCGCCTCCGGCGCCGCCTTCATCCAGGGAGCAGTGTGA
- a CDS encoding chemotaxis protein CheW, whose amino-acid sequence MHDYRASFLTGLLLPLADRTLILPNVAVAELIDYQRGEPASDAPPWYLRSVAWRDRQLPLISFEAACGQPLAIGERARIVVLNTLGGRERLKFIALVIQGIPRSCRLDSQLSYVDVPLCRLEKAAVQVGEQVVKIPDLLGLEEMLVKAGLS is encoded by the coding sequence ATGCATGACTATCGCGCCAGCTTCCTCACCGGGCTGCTGCTGCCCCTGGCCGACCGCACCCTGATCCTGCCCAACGTCGCGGTGGCCGAATTGATCGACTATCAACGCGGCGAGCCGGCCAGCGACGCGCCACCCTGGTACCTGCGCTCTGTTGCCTGGCGCGACCGCCAGCTGCCGCTGATTAGCTTCGAGGCCGCTTGCGGCCAACCCCTGGCCATTGGCGAGCGCGCGCGCATCGTCGTGCTCAATACCCTGGGCGGTCGCGAGCGCCTGAAGTTCATCGCCCTGGTGATCCAGGGCATCCCGCGCTCCTGCCGGCTCGACAGCCAGCTGAGCTATGTCGACGTGCCGCTGTGCCGGCTGGAGAAGGCCGCGGTGCAGGTGGGGGAGCAGGTGGTGAAGATTCCGGATTTGTTGGGGTTGGAGGAGATGCTAGTGAAGGCGGGGTTGTCCTAG
- the mdcE gene encoding biotin-independent malonate decarboxylase subunit gamma, with protein MSAYSLRGLHWFTALSAGAAPVAGLPASLKVADATLEQQPVRFIAVVADPANPFVRARNGEVGLLEGWGLAKAVDDAIEADREQSVKRALIAIVDVPSQAYGRREEALGIHQALAAAADSYARARLAGHPVIGLLVGKAMSGAFLAHGYQANRLIALRDPGVMVHAMGKVSAARVTLRSVEELEALAASVPPMAYDIDSYASLGLLWETLSVSQIEQPSADDLTLVRQCLGQAIADVRTHGRDLSGRLGASNRGASSRVRQLLREQW; from the coding sequence ATGAGTGCTTATTCCCTGCGGGGCCTGCATTGGTTCACGGCCCTGAGCGCGGGTGCCGCCCCGGTAGCGGGTTTGCCGGCCTCGTTGAAGGTGGCGGACGCCACCCTGGAGCAGCAACCGGTACGGTTTATCGCCGTGGTCGCCGACCCGGCCAACCCTTTTGTGCGGGCGCGCAATGGCGAGGTCGGCCTGCTGGAAGGCTGGGGCCTGGCCAAGGCGGTGGACGACGCGATCGAGGCCGACCGCGAGCAGAGCGTCAAGCGCGCGCTGATCGCCATAGTCGACGTGCCGAGCCAGGCCTATGGGCGTCGCGAAGAGGCCCTGGGCATCCATCAGGCCCTGGCCGCGGCCGCCGACAGCTATGCCCGGGCCCGGCTGGCCGGGCATCCGGTGATCGGCCTGCTGGTGGGCAAGGCCATGTCCGGGGCCTTCCTGGCCCACGGTTACCAGGCCAACCGCCTGATCGCCCTGCGCGACCCGGGGGTGATGGTGCACGCCATGGGCAAGGTCTCGGCGGCGCGGGTCACCCTGCGCAGCGTCGAGGAACTGGAGGCCCTGGCCGCCAGCGTGCCGCCCATGGCCTACGACATCGACAGCTATGCCAGCCTCGGCCTGCTCTGGGAAACCTTGTCGGTCAGCCAGATCGAACAGCCGAGCGCCGACGACCTGACCCTGGTGCGGCAATGCCTGGGCCAGGCGATTGCCGATGTGCGCACCCACGGCCGCGATCTGTCGGGACGCCTGGGGGCCAGCAACCGCGGCGCTTCCAGCCGGGTCCGCCAGCTGTTGCGCGAGCAATGGTGA
- a CDS encoding biotin-independent malonate decarboxylase subunit beta, with product MTDSARLLNKHSFVELGARQRAKALLDAGSFRELLDPFQRVMSPWLARQGVVPQADDGVVIAKGRIDGLPVVIAAIEGAFQGGSLGEVGGAKIAGALELAAEDNRKGIATRAVLLLETGGVRLQEANLGLAAIADIHAAIVDLRQYQPVIGVVAGSVGCFGGMSIAAGLCSYLLVTQEARLGLNGPQVIEQEAGLEEYDSRDRPFIWSLTGGEQRFASGLADRYVADDVAQIRQQLGELLAQGLPSAQRSRQAELYLQRLARLDSHPQIDPATVRQLYRGDRS from the coding sequence ATGACTGATAGCGCCCGTTTGCTCAACAAACACAGCTTCGTCGAACTCGGTGCCCGGCAGCGCGCCAAGGCCCTGCTCGACGCCGGCAGCTTTCGCGAGTTGCTCGACCCGTTCCAGCGCGTCATGTCGCCGTGGCTGGCGCGCCAGGGCGTGGTGCCCCAGGCCGATGACGGGGTGGTGATCGCCAAGGGCCGCATCGACGGCCTGCCGGTGGTGATCGCCGCCATCGAAGGCGCGTTCCAGGGCGGCAGCCTCGGCGAGGTCGGCGGGGCGAAGATTGCCGGCGCCCTGGAGCTGGCGGCCGAAGACAACCGCAAGGGCATTGCTACCCGCGCCGTACTGCTGCTGGAAACCGGTGGCGTGCGCCTGCAGGAAGCCAATCTCGGGCTGGCGGCGATTGCCGACATTCACGCAGCCATCGTCGACCTGCGCCAGTACCAGCCGGTGATAGGCGTGGTGGCCGGCAGCGTCGGCTGTTTTGGCGGCATGTCGATTGCCGCCGGGCTGTGCAGCTACCTGCTGGTGACCCAGGAGGCGCGCCTGGGCCTCAACGGTCCGCAGGTGATCGAGCAGGAAGCCGGCCTCGAGGAATATGACTCCCGCGACCGGCCCTTTATCTGGAGCCTGACCGGCGGCGAGCAGCGTTTCGCCAGCGGCCTGGCGGACCGCTATGTGGCCGACGACGTGGCGCAGATCCGCCAACAGCTCGGCGAACTGCTGGCCCAGGGCCTGCCCAGCGCGCAACGCAGCCGGCAGGCCGAGCTGTACCTGCAACGCCTGGCCCGGCTGGACAGTCACCCACAGATCGACCCGGCGACGGTTCGCCAGCTGTATCGAGGAGACCGCTCATGA
- the mdcA gene encoding malonate decarboxylase subunit alpha — protein MTTIISPDSRWTRRRAEKQRRLEQVRGLADGAVLPTDKIVAALEALILPGDRVVLEGNNQKQADFLSRSLAKADPGRLHDLHMIMPSVGRSEHLDLFERGIARKLDFSFAGTQSLRISQLLEDGLLEIGAIHTYIELYARLVVDLIPNVVLSAGFMADRAGNIYTGPSTEDTPALIEPAAFSDGIVIVQVNQLVDDVSELPRVDIPASWVDFVVVADKPFYIEPLFTRDPRHIKPVHVLMAMMAIRGIYEKHKVQSLNHGIGFNTAAIELILPTYGESLGLKGKICRNWTLNPHPTLIPAIESGWVQSVHCFGTELGMENYIAARPDVFFTGRDGSLRSNRMFCQLAGQYAVDLFIGATLQVDGDGHSSTVTRGRLAGFGGAPNMGHDPRGRRHGTPAWLDMRHDDSQQPMLERGKKLVVQMVETFQEGGKPTFVETLDAVEVAKKSGMPLAPIMIYGDDVTHLLTEEGIAYLYKARSLEERQAMIAAVAGVTAIGLRHNPKDTARMRREGLIALPEDLGIRRTDASRELLAAKSVADLVEWSGGLYNPPAKFRSW, from the coding sequence ATGACAACAATAATATCCCCCGACTCGCGCTGGACGCGGCGGCGCGCTGAAAAGCAGCGGCGTCTCGAGCAGGTGCGGGGTCTCGCCGATGGCGCGGTGTTGCCCACCGACAAGATAGTCGCGGCGCTGGAGGCGTTGATTCTGCCTGGCGACCGCGTGGTGCTGGAGGGCAATAACCAGAAGCAGGCGGATTTCCTGTCGCGCTCCCTGGCCAAGGCCGACCCGGGCCGCCTGCACGACCTGCATATGATCATGCCCAGCGTCGGCCGCTCGGAGCACCTGGACCTGTTCGAACGCGGCATCGCCCGCAAGCTCGACTTCTCCTTCGCCGGCACCCAGAGCCTGCGCATCAGCCAGTTGCTGGAAGACGGCCTGCTGGAAATCGGCGCGATCCATACCTACATCGAACTCTATGCGCGGCTGGTGGTGGACCTGATCCCCAACGTGGTGCTCTCGGCCGGGTTCATGGCCGACCGCGCGGGCAACATCTACACCGGGCCGAGCACCGAGGACACCCCGGCGCTGATCGAGCCGGCGGCGTTCAGCGATGGCATCGTCATCGTCCAGGTCAACCAGCTGGTGGACGACGTCAGCGAGCTGCCGCGGGTGGATATCCCGGCCTCCTGGGTCGACTTCGTGGTGGTGGCCGACAAGCCGTTCTACATCGAGCCGCTGTTCACCCGCGACCCGCGCCATATCAAGCCGGTGCACGTGCTGATGGCGATGATGGCGATCCGCGGCATCTATGAAAAACACAAGGTCCAGTCGCTGAACCACGGCATCGGCTTCAACACCGCGGCCATCGAGCTGATCCTGCCGACCTACGGCGAATCCCTGGGCCTGAAAGGCAAGATCTGCCGCAACTGGACCCTCAACCCCCACCCGACCCTGATCCCGGCCATCGAAAGCGGCTGGGTGCAAAGCGTGCATTGCTTCGGCACCGAACTGGGCATGGAAAATTACATCGCCGCGCGGCCGGATGTGTTCTTCACCGGGCGCGACGGCTCGTTGCGTTCCAACCGGATGTTCTGCCAGCTGGCCGGCCAGTACGCGGTGGACCTGTTTATCGGCGCGACCCTGCAGGTCGATGGCGACGGCCATTCCTCCACCGTGACCCGCGGCCGCCTGGCCGGCTTCGGCGGCGCGCCGAACATGGGCCACGACCCCCGTGGCCGGCGCCACGGCACCCCGGCCTGGCTGGATATGCGCCACGACGACTCGCAACAACCGATGCTGGAGCGAGGCAAGAAGCTGGTGGTGCAGATGGTCGAGACTTTCCAGGAAGGCGGCAAACCCACCTTCGTCGAAACCCTCGACGCCGTGGAAGTGGCGAAGAAAAGCGGCATGCCCCTGGCGCCGATCATGATCTATGGCGACGACGTCACCCACCTGCTGACCGAGGAGGGCATCGCCTACCTGTACAAGGCGCGTTCCCTCGAAGAGCGCCAGGCGATGATCGCGGCGGTGGCCGGGGTGACTGCCATCGGCCTGCGCCACAATCCGAAAGACACCGCGCGGATGCGCCGCGAAGGCCTAATCGCCTTGCCCGAAGACCTCGGTATCCGCCGCACCGACGCCAGCCGCGAGCTGCTGGCGGCGAAAAGCGTCGCCGATCTGGTGGAGTGGTCGGGTGGCCTGTACAACCCGCCCGCCAAGTTCAGGAGCTGGTAA
- the trhA gene encoding PAQR family membrane homeostasis protein TrhA: MYHGERLNAWTHLVGAIAALVGGIWLVVLASLDGSPWKIVSVAIYGFTLLVLYSASTLYHSVRGRAKSIMQKVDHFSIYLLIAGSYTPFCLVTLRGPWGWTLFGIVWGLALIGILQEIKPRSEARILSIVIYAVMGWIVLVAVKPLLAALGPAGFAWLASGGVLYTVGIIFFALDSRLRHAHGIWHLFVIAGSLLHFVAILFYVL, from the coding sequence ATGTATCACGGGGAAAGACTCAACGCCTGGACGCATCTGGTGGGCGCGATTGCGGCACTGGTCGGGGGGATCTGGCTGGTGGTGCTGGCCAGCCTCGACGGCAGCCCTTGGAAAATCGTCAGCGTGGCGATCTACGGCTTCACCTTGCTGGTGCTGTACAGCGCCTCGACCCTGTACCACAGCGTGCGCGGGCGGGCGAAAAGCATCATGCAGAAGGTCGATCACTTCTCCATCTACCTGCTGATCGCCGGCAGCTATACGCCGTTCTGCCTGGTGACCCTGCGCGGGCCCTGGGGCTGGACGCTGTTCGGGATCGTCTGGGGGCTGGCGCTGATCGGCATCCTGCAGGAGATCAAGCCGCGCTCCGAGGCGCGCATCCTGTCCATCGTGATCTACGCGGTGATGGGCTGGATCGTGCTGGTGGCGGTCAAGCCGCTGCTGGCGGCCCTGGGCCCCGCCGGCTTCGCCTGGCTGGCCTCGGGCGGGGTGCTCTACACCGTGGGCATCATCTTCTTCGCCCTCGACAGCCGTTTGCGCCATGCTCACGGGATCTGGCACCTGTTCGTGATCGCCGGCAGCCTGCTGCACTTCGTGGCGATCTTGTTCTACGTGCTCTGA
- the madL gene encoding malonate transporter subunit MadL yields MIIYGVALLAICTLAGVIIGDMLGVLLGVKSNVGGVGIAMILLICARLWMHRHGGMTKDCEMGVGFWGAMYIPVVVAMAAQQNVVTALHGGPVAVLAAIGSVVLCGCTIALISRTNKGEPLPDEPDAVAPGAAPAGGR; encoded by the coding sequence ATGATTATTTACGGTGTGGCGCTGCTGGCGATCTGTACGCTGGCAGGGGTGATTATCGGTGACATGCTCGGCGTCCTGCTGGGGGTGAAATCCAACGTCGGCGGTGTCGGCATCGCCATGATCCTGCTGATTTGCGCGCGGCTGTGGATGCACAGGCACGGCGGCATGACCAAGGACTGCGAGATGGGCGTCGGCTTCTGGGGCGCCATGTACATCCCGGTGGTGGTGGCCATGGCCGCGCAACAGAACGTGGTGACCGCCCTGCACGGTGGCCCAGTGGCGGTGTTGGCGGCCATTGGTTCGGTGGTGCTCTGTGGTTGCACCATCGCCCTGATCAGCCGCACCAACAAAGGCGAACCGTTGCCGGACGAACCGGACGCTGTCGCCCCTGGTGCCGCTCCGGCAGGGGGACGTTGA
- a CDS encoding malonate decarboxylase subunit delta, with protein METLSFEFPAGQPARGRALVGCVGSGDLEVLLEPGQPGKLSIQVQTSVNGSASRWQHLFERMFDGQTPPALSIDIHDFGATPGVVRLRLEQGFEEIGHD; from the coding sequence ATGGAAACCTTGTCTTTCGAATTTCCCGCCGGGCAACCCGCCCGGGGCCGGGCGTTGGTGGGCTGTGTCGGCTCGGGCGACCTGGAGGTGCTGCTCGAACCCGGGCAGCCCGGCAAGCTGAGCATTCAGGTGCAGACCTCGGTCAACGGCAGCGCGTCGCGCTGGCAGCATCTGTTCGAGCGCATGTTCGACGGCCAGACACCGCCGGCCCTGAGCATCGACATCCATGATTTCGGCGCCACCCCGGGCGTGGTACGCCTGCGCCTGGAGCAGGGCTTCGAGGAGATCGGCCATGACTGA
- the mdcH gene encoding malonate decarboxylase subunit epsilon has protein sequence MSSLLVFPGQGAQQPGMLHRLPPSALAEACLQQASEVLGEDALALDSPQALATTRAVQLCLLIAGVAHARVLLENGPGADYVAGLSIGAYPAAVVAGALDFGDALRLVSLRGELMQQAYPQGYGMTAIVGLQLATVEALLAQVHSPDNPVYLANINADSQVVIAGGDAAMAQVAELARGCGVGVAKRLAVSVPSHCPLLEQPAQALAEAFARVALQPPRLGYLSGSRARPLRTPEQLRDDLAFNMCRVVDWRGTVQSAYERGVRLQIELPPGAVLTALARRVFEQGTVMACDGARLDTLQALLREEGNRQP, from the coding sequence GTGAGCAGCCTGCTGGTGTTTCCGGGCCAGGGCGCGCAGCAGCCGGGGATGCTGCATCGGCTGCCGCCCAGCGCCCTGGCCGAGGCCTGCCTGCAACAGGCGAGCGAGGTCCTGGGCGAGGATGCCCTGGCCCTGGATTCGCCCCAGGCCCTGGCGACTACCCGGGCGGTGCAGTTGTGCCTGCTGATCGCCGGCGTGGCCCATGCCCGGGTGTTGCTGGAAAACGGGCCGGGCGCGGATTACGTGGCGGGCCTGTCGATCGGGGCCTACCCCGCCGCGGTGGTGGCCGGCGCCCTGGATTTCGGCGATGCGCTGCGTCTGGTCAGCCTGCGCGGCGAGCTGATGCAGCAGGCCTACCCACAGGGTTATGGCATGACCGCGATCGTCGGCCTGCAACTGGCGACGGTGGAGGCCTTGCTGGCCCAGGTGCACAGCCCGGACAACCCGGTGTACCTGGCCAATATCAATGCCGATAGCCAGGTGGTGATCGCCGGCGGCGATGCCGCCATGGCCCAGGTCGCCGAGCTGGCCCGCGGCTGCGGGGTCGGCGTGGCCAAGCGTCTGGCGGTCAGCGTGCCGTCCCATTGCCCGCTGCTGGAGCAGCCGGCCCAGGCCCTGGCCGAGGCGTTCGCCAGGGTGGCGTTGCAGCCGCCGCGCCTGGGTTACCTGAGCGGCAGCCGCGCGCGGCCGCTGCGTACGCCGGAGCAGTTGCGCGACGACCTGGCGTTCAACATGTGCCGGGTGGTGGATTGGCGCGGCACCGTGCAAAGCGCCTACGAGCGCGGCGTGCGGCTACAGATCGAACTGCCGCCCGGCGCGGTGTTGACCGCTCTGGCGCGCCGGGTGTTCGAGCAGGGCACCGTGATGGCCTGCGACGGGGCCCGGCTCGACACCTTGCAAGCGCTGTTGCGTGAGGAGGGAAACCGCCAACCCTAG
- the madM gene encoding malonate transporter subunit MadM — translation MWDLIEKGLEHNGLVTAFAFVGVIMWVSVLLSKRLTFGRVHGSAIAIVIGLVLAWVGGTITGGQKGLADLALFSGIGLMGGAMLRDFAIVATAFEVQATEARKAGMIGAIALFLGTVLPFIVGASIAWAFGYRDAVSMTTIGAGAVTYIVGPVTGAAIGASSDVVALSIATGLIKAILVMVGTPMAARWMGLDNPRSAMVFGGLAGTVSGVTAGLAATDRRLVPYGALTATFHTGLGCLLGPSLLYFIVRGLVG, via the coding sequence ATGTGGGATCTGATCGAGAAAGGCCTGGAACACAACGGCCTGGTCACCGCCTTCGCCTTCGTCGGCGTGATCATGTGGGTCTCGGTGCTGCTGTCCAAGCGCCTGACGTTCGGCCGGGTGCACGGCTCGGCCATCGCCATCGTCATCGGCCTGGTGCTGGCTTGGGTTGGCGGTACGATCACCGGTGGGCAAAAGGGCCTGGCGGACCTGGCGCTGTTCTCCGGCATCGGCCTGATGGGCGGCGCGATGCTGCGCGACTTCGCGATTGTCGCCACGGCCTTCGAGGTCCAGGCCACCGAGGCGCGCAAGGCCGGGATGATCGGCGCCATCGCGCTGTTTCTCGGCACGGTGCTGCCGTTCATTGTCGGGGCGAGCATCGCCTGGGCCTTCGGCTATCGCGATGCGGTGAGCATGACCACCATCGGCGCCGGCGCGGTGACCTACATTGTCGGCCCGGTGACCGGGGCGGCGATCGGCGCCAGCTCCGATGTGGTGGCGCTGTCCATCGCCACGGGACTGATCAAGGCGATCCTGGTGATGGTCGGCACGCCCATGGCGGCGCGCTGGATGGGCCTGGACAACCCGCGTTCGGCGATGGTCTTCGGCGGCCTGGCCGGCACCGTCAGCGGGGTGACCGCGGGCCTGGCGGCGACCGACCGGCGCCTGGTGCCCTACGGCGCGCTGACCGCGACCTTCCATACCGGGCTGGGTTGCCTGCTCGGGCCTTCGTTGCTGTATTTCATCGTGCGCGGGTTGGTGGGGTAG
- a CDS encoding LysR family transcriptional regulator, which produces MLIDEELTLKKLEVFLAFMRTGNLARAAAELQTSNVSVHRAIHSLESALRCPLFKHEGRNLTPLESAFVLEERAQKLIQDVLESVRLTREAAGFSAERFKLGSLYSLTVKTVPQLIMGLKLRRSELNIDLILGSNIDLLYKLKNMEVDAILVSLDDSVSDPDCEQIPLFSDDIFLATPADSPFARQAEVDLSDVRDATFITLTQGFATHQDGVRVFKQAGFEPKVAMQVNDIFTLLSMVSSGVGYALLPGRIAAVYENRVKLIPLQARYRLQQHIGVVFLKAKERDPNLLALLAECRMYSRGS; this is translated from the coding sequence ATGCTGATCGATGAAGAGTTGACCCTGAAAAAGCTCGAAGTGTTTCTGGCGTTCATGCGCACCGGCAATCTGGCACGCGCCGCCGCCGAGTTGCAGACCAGCAATGTCAGCGTGCACCGGGCCATTCACTCCCTGGAAAGCGCCCTGCGCTGCCCGCTGTTCAAGCATGAAGGACGTAACCTGACGCCGCTGGAAAGCGCCTTCGTCTTAGAAGAACGGGCGCAGAAGCTGATCCAGGACGTACTCGAAAGCGTGCGCCTGACCCGCGAAGCCGCTGGTTTCTCGGCGGAACGCTTCAAGCTCGGCTCGTTGTATTCATTGACGGTGAAGACCGTGCCGCAGCTGATCATGGGCCTGAAGCTGCGCCGTAGCGAGCTGAATATCGACCTGATCCTGGGCTCCAACATCGACCTGCTGTACAAGCTGAAGAACATGGAGGTCGACGCGATCCTGGTGTCCCTGGACGACAGCGTCAGCGACCCGGACTGCGAGCAGATCCCGCTGTTTTCCGACGATATCTTCCTCGCCACGCCGGCCGACTCGCCGTTCGCCCGGCAGGCGGAAGTCGACCTCAGCGATGTGCGCGACGCGACCTTCATCACCCTGACCCAGGGCTTCGCCACCCATCAGGACGGGGTGCGGGTGTTCAAGCAGGCGGGGTTCGAGCCGAAGGTGGCGATGCAGGTCAACGACATCTTCACCCTGCTGAGCATGGTCAGCTCGGGGGTGGGCTATGCCCTGCTGCCGGGAAGGATTGCCGCGGTGTACGAAAACCGCGTGAAGTTGATTCCGCTGCAGGCGCGCTATCGGCTGCAACAGCATATCGGCGTGGTGTTCCTCAAGGCCAAGGAGCGCGACCCGAACCTGCTGGCGCTCTTGGCGGAGTGCCGGATGTATTCGCGGGGGTCATAA